One Actinosynnema pretiosum DNA segment encodes these proteins:
- a CDS encoding DUF2516 family protein, with translation MPLFRFPPADVAYLDAWVLFLIYYVALFAGVFAFAHAVTQRAEAYQAAERMTKPAWMGITGGGALALLLFSLNGAGGMFWLIGVTAVSVYLVDVRPRLIEVQRGPRW, from the coding sequence GTGCCGCTGTTCAGATTCCCACCCGCCGACGTGGCGTACCTGGATGCCTGGGTGCTGTTCCTCATCTACTACGTGGCGCTGTTCGCGGGCGTGTTCGCCTTCGCCCACGCGGTGACGCAGCGGGCGGAGGCCTACCAGGCCGCGGAGCGGATGACCAAGCCCGCCTGGATGGGGATCACCGGTGGTGGCGCGCTCGCGCTGCTGCTGTTCTCCCTGAACGGCGCGGGCGGCATGTTCTGGCTCATCGGCGTCACCGCGGTCTCCGTCTACCTGGTCGACGTCCGACCCCGGCTGATCGAGGTGCAGCGCGGCCCCAGGTGGTGA
- a CDS encoding alpha/beta fold hydrolase — MVTTHRVHGAGRPVTLVAHGLGATPGEARLPASGLPGARVLVTLPGHGDAPDAPPGYWTYPTIAADLRATARETGATRAVGVSLSSAALLSLLAAEPDAFERVVLLLPAVFDRPRGPLTREQAVTAVPGPADYLAQRRAAFDRLDGVLEALSGQVAVTDRETLSRVTAPVLVVGATEDPLHPSEVAAQVASAFPKGELELVPTWLSHRGDVRRRVVEFLARG; from the coding sequence GTGGTGACCACCCACCGGGTGCACGGCGCGGGCCGACCGGTCACGCTGGTCGCCCACGGCCTCGGCGCGACGCCGGGCGAGGCCCGCCTGCCCGCGTCCGGCCTGCCGGGCGCCAGGGTCCTCGTCACCCTGCCGGGGCACGGCGACGCCCCCGACGCGCCACCCGGCTACTGGACCTACCCGACGATCGCCGCCGACCTGCGCGCCACCGCCCGCGAGACGGGCGCGACGCGGGCCGTCGGCGTCTCCCTCAGCTCCGCCGCGCTGCTGTCGCTGCTCGCGGCCGAGCCCGACGCGTTCGAGCGCGTCGTCCTGCTGCTGCCCGCCGTGTTCGACCGGCCGCGCGGCCCCCTCACCCGCGAGCAGGCGGTCACCGCCGTCCCCGGCCCCGCCGACTACCTCGCGCAGCGCCGAGCCGCCTTCGACCGCCTCGACGGGGTGCTCGAAGCCCTCTCGGGGCAGGTCGCCGTCACCGACCGCGAGACCCTGTCGCGGGTCACCGCGCCGGTCCTGGTCGTCGGCGCCACCGAGGACCCGCTGCACCCGTCCGAGGTGGCCGCGCAGGTCGCCTCGGCGTTCCCCAAGGGCGAGCTGGAGCTGGTGCCCACCTGGCTCTCCCACAGAGGTGACGTGCGGCGCAGGGTGGTTGAGTTCCTCGCTCGCGGGTAG
- a CDS encoding class I SAM-dependent methyltransferase → MGLPTRGTTNPNRLRRVDRWVLSAHRDLLVGSPLVVDLGYGSTPITTVEMAARLRKACPDVRVLGLELDAERVEAGKAVADPPGLDFRRGGFELAGARPVLLRAFNVLRQYTEEQAVEAWGTMLGRLAPGGVLVEGTCDEVGRRCTWVSLTAEGPQTFTLSCLPADLDTPGDLAERLPKALIHRNVPGERVHALLAELDTCWATAAPFAPFGPRARWVESVRLLATRWPVLDDRKRWRLGEVTVPWESVRP, encoded by the coding sequence ATGGGCCTGCCCACGCGCGGCACCACCAACCCGAACCGCCTGCGCCGGGTCGACAGGTGGGTCCTGTCCGCGCACCGCGACCTGCTCGTCGGGTCGCCGCTCGTGGTGGACCTGGGGTACGGGTCGACGCCGATCACGACCGTGGAGATGGCCGCGAGGCTGCGGAAGGCGTGCCCGGACGTGCGCGTGCTGGGCCTGGAGCTGGACGCCGAGCGCGTGGAGGCAGGCAAGGCCGTCGCCGACCCGCCGGGACTGGACTTCCGGCGGGGCGGGTTCGAGCTGGCGGGCGCGAGACCGGTGCTGCTGCGGGCGTTCAACGTGCTGCGGCAGTACACGGAGGAGCAGGCCGTCGAGGCGTGGGGCACGATGCTCGGCAGGCTCGCGCCGGGCGGGGTGCTCGTGGAGGGCACCTGCGACGAGGTCGGCAGGCGCTGCACGTGGGTGTCGCTGACCGCGGAGGGGCCGCAGACCTTCACCTTGTCGTGCCTGCCCGCGGATCTGGACACGCCGGGGGACCTGGCGGAGCGGCTGCCGAAGGCGCTGATCCACCGGAACGTGCCGGGCGAGCGCGTGCACGCGCTGCTGGCCGAACTGGACACCTGCTGGGCGACGGCGGCCCCGTTCGCCCCGTTCGGGCCGAGGGCCCGGTGGGTGGAGTCGGTGCGGTTGCTGGCGACGAGGTGGCCGGTGCTGGACGACCGGAAGCGGTGGCGGTTGGGGGAGGTCACCGTGCCTTGGGAGTCGGTGCGACCCTAG
- a CDS encoding TetR/AcrR family transcriptional regulator encodes MPKAVDHDSRRRKIADAVCRLADRRGFEGVSLRDVAAEADVSMGAVQRCFHTKEDMLRFALQEVGRRTLSRAGGGAPQVGGPFPQVTGEGALSHRAEAKVWLAFAAQAAVSPTLAEVLRANYAELHGIFTRLLADRPDPDRAATTLLALADGLTTHVVVGHLSHDQARAVLEAHLAD; translated from the coding sequence GTGCCGAAAGCCGTTGATCACGATTCGCGCCGCAGGAAGATCGCGGACGCGGTCTGCAGGCTCGCCGACAGGCGCGGTTTCGAAGGCGTTTCCCTGAGGGATGTCGCCGCCGAGGCCGACGTGTCCATGGGCGCGGTGCAGCGCTGCTTCCACACCAAGGAGGACATGCTGCGCTTCGCCCTGCAGGAGGTGGGCCGCAGGACCCTGTCCAGGGCGGGAGGGGGCGCGCCGCAGGTCGGCGGGCCGTTCCCGCAGGTGACCGGTGAGGGAGCCTTATCCCACCGGGCCGAGGCCAAGGTCTGGTTGGCGTTCGCCGCGCAAGCGGCCGTCAGCCCGACGCTCGCCGAGGTCCTCAGGGCGAACTACGCCGAATTGCACGGAATTTTCACCCGTTTGCTGGCAGATCGCCCCGATCCGGACCGGGCGGCCACAACCCTGCTGGCGCTGGCCGACGGCTTGACCACGCACGTGGTCGTCGGCCACCTTTCCCACGATCAGGCCAGAGCGGTTTTGGAAGCCCATTTGGCTGACTGA
- a CDS encoding DUF445 domain-containing protein, with translation MEQLTAADQVKQRDLRRMKLVATGFFAAATAVFLVTLLFEADGPAWVGYVRAAAEAGMVGALADWFAVTALFRRPLGLPIPHTAIIPSRKDSFGDALGSFVGQNFLAEAVVREKLGRVEVGRRLGEWLREPEHAERVTSEASNVVKGAVTVLRDEHVQAVVEQAVVQRLMAKPWGPPLGKLLGQVFVDGGHHKLVDLVCDRLYEWVRDNHVKVMQVVTERAPGWSPKFMDSLLGDKVYNELLNFAWAVKTDVNHPMRVAVDQFLEEFARDLQHDPATIERAELVKDQVIEHPEVRKVIGSAWGTAKKMLLDAAEDPSSELRTRVRDGLVKFGTRLVEDGEVRGKVDGWLEDAAGYVVANYRDEITTLITDTVERWDARETSRKIELQVGRDLQFIRINGTVVGALAGLVIYSVGQLLV, from the coding sequence GTGGAGCAACTGACGGCCGCTGACCAGGTGAAGCAGCGGGACCTGCGCAGGATGAAGCTCGTGGCGACGGGGTTCTTCGCCGCCGCGACCGCCGTGTTCCTGGTGACGCTGCTGTTCGAGGCGGACGGCCCCGCGTGGGTCGGGTACGTCCGGGCGGCTGCCGAGGCCGGGATGGTCGGCGCGCTGGCCGACTGGTTCGCGGTGACGGCCCTGTTCCGCAGGCCGCTGGGCCTGCCCATCCCGCACACCGCGATCATCCCCAGCCGCAAGGACAGCTTCGGCGACGCGCTGGGGTCGTTCGTCGGGCAGAACTTCCTGGCGGAGGCGGTGGTCCGGGAGAAGCTGGGCCGCGTCGAGGTGGGGCGCAGGCTCGGCGAGTGGCTTCGGGAGCCCGAGCACGCGGAGCGGGTGACGTCCGAGGCGTCGAACGTCGTGAAGGGCGCCGTGACCGTGCTGCGGGACGAGCACGTGCAGGCGGTCGTGGAGCAGGCGGTCGTGCAGCGCCTCATGGCCAAGCCCTGGGGCCCGCCGCTGGGGAAGCTGCTCGGGCAGGTGTTCGTCGACGGCGGGCACCACAAGCTGGTGGACCTGGTGTGCGACCGGCTGTACGAGTGGGTGCGGGACAACCACGTCAAGGTGATGCAGGTGGTCACCGAGCGCGCGCCGGGCTGGTCGCCGAAGTTCATGGACTCGCTGCTGGGCGACAAGGTCTACAACGAGCTGCTGAACTTCGCGTGGGCCGTGAAGACGGACGTGAACCACCCGATGCGGGTGGCGGTGGACCAGTTCCTCGAGGAGTTCGCCCGCGACCTCCAGCACGACCCGGCGACCATCGAGCGGGCCGAGCTGGTGAAGGACCAGGTGATCGAGCACCCGGAGGTGCGGAAGGTCATCGGGTCGGCGTGGGGGACCGCGAAGAAGATGCTGCTGGACGCCGCGGAGGACCCGTCGAGCGAGCTGCGGACCAGGGTGCGCGACGGGCTGGTGAAGTTCGGGACGCGGCTGGTGGAGGACGGGGAGGTCCGCGGCAAGGTCGACGGGTGGCTGGAGGACGCGGCGGGGTACGTGGTGGCGAACTACCGGGACGAGATCACGACGCTGATCACGGACACGGTGGAGCGGTGGGACGCGCGGGAGACGTCGCGGAAGATCGAGCTGCAGGTGGGGCGGGATCTGCAGTTCATCCGGATCAACGGGACGGTGGTCGGGGCGCTGGCGGGGCTGGTGATCTACTCGGTGGGGCAGCTGCTGGTGTGA
- a CDS encoding maleylpyruvate isomerase N-terminal domain-containing protein: protein MEHADFTRSLREQYDALRALIAAADLSAPVPTCPGWTVEVLARHVARTHAWSIRAALTPPDTDSPPRPQEGPEDWSELLAWWDERFSELVRVLETEDPSRPSWTFVGPRPLTFWARRQLHETAVHRLDGEHAARAGDVPPLLFPSDLAADGVDEYLTTMLTRQHMNKPNGLSGRVVLHAADASRSWLLRLVPGEAPEVGALDGAAIDEDATVAGTADSLYRLVWDRPSHAVVTGRGDLVRALPRP from the coding sequence GTGGAACACGCTGACTTCACGCGCTCCCTTCGGGAGCAGTACGACGCGCTGCGCGCTCTCATCGCGGCTGCCGATCTCTCCGCGCCCGTGCCGACCTGTCCCGGTTGGACGGTCGAGGTGTTAGCCCGGCACGTGGCTCGGACGCACGCCTGGTCGATCCGGGCCGCGTTGACCCCGCCCGACACCGACTCGCCGCCCCGTCCCCAGGAGGGGCCCGAGGACTGGTCCGAGTTGTTGGCCTGGTGGGACGAGCGGTTCTCCGAGCTGGTCCGGGTGCTGGAGACCGAAGATCCCTCCCGGCCCTCGTGGACGTTCGTCGGGCCCCGCCCCCTGACCTTCTGGGCTCGGCGGCAGCTGCACGAGACCGCCGTGCACCGGCTCGACGGCGAGCACGCGGCGCGCGCGGGCGACGTCCCCCCGCTGCTCTTCCCGTCCGATCTCGCGGCCGACGGGGTGGACGAGTACCTGACCACGATGCTCACCCGGCAGCACATGAACAAGCCGAACGGGCTCTCCGGTCGTGTCGTGCTGCACGCCGCCGACGCGTCGCGCTCCTGGCTGCTGCGCCTGGTTCCCGGCGAGGCGCCCGAGGTCGGGGCCCTGGACGGGGCGGCGATCGACGAGGACGCCACGGTGGCGGGCACCGCCGACTCCCTCTACCGGCTGGTCTGGGACCGGCCCAGCCACGCGGTCGTGACCGGACGGGGGGACCTGGTGCGCGCGCTCCCGCGCCCCTAG
- a CDS encoding type 1 glutamine amidotransferase domain-containing protein: protein MANEQKKIAFLVSAEGIEQVELTDPWHEVEKAGGVPRLLSTSLGQVKGFNHLTPADEFPVDVPFAEADPADYDGVVIPGGVANSDLVRTDEDAVRFVQAFARAGKPIASICHGPWLLAEADVLKGKKLTSYPSIKTDLRNAGADWSDEEVRVCDHNGWTLVTSRNPDDLPAFNKAALKAFGL from the coding sequence ATGGCGAACGAGCAGAAGAAGATCGCGTTCCTGGTCAGCGCCGAGGGCATCGAGCAGGTCGAGCTGACCGACCCGTGGCACGAGGTCGAGAAGGCGGGCGGCGTGCCCAGGCTGCTGTCCACGTCCCTCGGCCAGGTCAAGGGCTTCAACCACCTGACGCCCGCGGACGAGTTCCCGGTGGACGTGCCGTTCGCCGAGGCCGACCCGGCCGACTACGACGGCGTGGTGATCCCCGGCGGCGTGGCCAACTCGGACCTGGTCCGCACGGACGAGGACGCGGTGCGCTTCGTCCAGGCGTTCGCGCGGGCGGGCAAGCCCATCGCGTCGATCTGCCACGGGCCGTGGCTGCTGGCCGAGGCCGACGTCCTCAAGGGCAAGAAGCTCACCTCCTACCCGAGCATCAAGACGGACCTGCGCAACGCGGGCGCCGACTGGTCGGACGAGGAGGTCCGCGTGTGCGACCACAACGGCTGGACCCTGGTGACCAGCCGCAACCCCGACGACCTCCCCGCCTTCAACAAGGCGGCGCTCAAGGCGTTCGGGCTGTAG
- the purU gene encoding formyltetrahydrofolate deformylase, which produces MPQPERRYVITFGCPDRTGIVARISSFLAEHGGLIVEAAYHTDQATNWFFTRQEVRADSLPFGVEELRERFTAIARELGAQANWRVTDTGERRRVVILVSKEGHCLYDLLGRVASRELDVDVAAVIGNHPDLASITRAHGIPFHHVPFPATDPEGKTAAFAQVKQLVDAHDPHAVVLARFMQVLPPELCAAWSGRALNIHHSFLPSFVGARPYHQARARGVKLVGATCHYVTADLDAGPIVEQDVIRVDHTDAVADMVRKGRDIEKVVLARGLRWHLEDRVLVHGGQTVIF; this is translated from the coding sequence GTGCCTCAGCCAGAACGCCGCTACGTGATCACCTTCGGCTGCCCCGACCGCACCGGCATCGTCGCCAGGATCTCCTCGTTCCTGGCCGAGCACGGTGGCCTGATCGTCGAGGCGGCCTACCACACCGACCAGGCCACGAACTGGTTCTTCACCAGGCAGGAGGTCAGGGCCGACTCGCTGCCGTTCGGCGTCGAGGAGCTGCGCGAGCGGTTCACGGCGATCGCGCGCGAGCTGGGGGCCCAGGCAAACTGGCGGGTGACCGACACCGGCGAGCGGCGGCGGGTGGTGATCCTGGTGTCGAAGGAGGGGCACTGCCTGTACGACCTGCTGGGCCGGGTCGCCTCGCGGGAGCTCGACGTCGACGTCGCGGCGGTGATCGGCAACCACCCGGACCTGGCGAGCATCACCAGGGCGCACGGCATCCCGTTCCACCACGTGCCGTTCCCGGCCACCGACCCCGAGGGCAAGACGGCGGCGTTCGCGCAGGTGAAGCAGCTGGTGGACGCGCACGACCCGCACGCGGTGGTGCTGGCCCGGTTCATGCAGGTGCTGCCGCCGGAGCTGTGCGCGGCCTGGTCGGGGCGGGCGCTGAACATCCACCACAGCTTCCTGCCCTCGTTCGTCGGGGCCCGGCCGTACCACCAGGCGCGCGCCAGGGGCGTGAAGCTGGTCGGCGCGACCTGCCACTACGTCACGGCCGACCTGGACGCGGGGCCGATCGTGGAGCAGGACGTGATCCGGGTGGACCACACCGACGCGGTCGCCGACATGGTGCGCAAGGGGCGCGACATCGAGAAGGTCGTGCTGGCGCGCGGCCTGCGCTGGCACCTGGAGGACCGCGTGCTCGTGCACGGCGGCCAGACGGTGATCTTCTGA
- a CDS encoding LOG family protein → MREEIVTVEQARSAPDLRGAVLVNLDLSGEELRVPLDGALFLGCSLSPSARRRAEAAGALLFPTIPDLPHDVYRSHLYTAPELFAGFDPAVPDSYADTPDHRIYLHSRGQGHHPDPLHALAERLHDHAITEALDDLLARVPSPPVAVMGGHALGRGTDGYRRAVELGATLGEAGFTVLTGGGPGAMEAVPLGVRVGVDDAVLADLAKAPTFGHDARSIGEWIAAFPELPVAGLPRTIGVPTWFYGHEPPNPACEVHAKYFANSVREEGLLTVATGGVVYTPGSAGTVQEVFQDYTQNHYGSVGPAAPMVFLGARFWTEEVPAAPLVRNLARGREAERWILVTDDPAEAVELLRKYAAEIG, encoded by the coding sequence GTGCGTGAAGAGATCGTCACCGTCGAGCAGGCCCGATCCGCCCCGGACCTGCGGGGCGCGGTGCTGGTCAACCTGGACCTGAGCGGCGAGGAGCTGCGCGTCCCCCTGGACGGCGCGCTCTTCCTCGGCTGCTCGCTCAGCCCCTCCGCCCGGCGCAGGGCGGAGGCCGCGGGCGCGCTGCTGTTCCCGACCATCCCGGACCTGCCGCACGACGTCTACCGGTCGCACCTCTACACCGCGCCCGAGCTGTTCGCGGGCTTCGACCCGGCCGTGCCCGACTCCTACGCGGACACCCCGGACCACCGGATCTACCTGCACAGCCGGGGTCAGGGCCACCACCCGGACCCGCTGCACGCGCTCGCCGAGCGGCTGCACGACCACGCGATCACCGAGGCGCTGGACGACCTGCTGGCCCGCGTCCCGTCCCCGCCGGTCGCGGTGATGGGCGGGCACGCGCTGGGGCGCGGCACGGACGGCTACCGCAGGGCCGTCGAGCTGGGCGCGACGCTGGGCGAGGCCGGGTTCACCGTGCTCACCGGCGGCGGGCCCGGCGCGATGGAGGCCGTGCCGCTGGGCGTGCGCGTCGGCGTGGACGACGCGGTCCTCGCGGACCTGGCCAAGGCGCCGACGTTCGGCCACGACGCCCGGTCGATCGGCGAGTGGATCGCGGCGTTCCCCGAGCTGCCGGTCGCCGGGCTGCCGCGCACGATCGGCGTGCCGACCTGGTTCTACGGCCACGAGCCGCCCAACCCGGCCTGCGAGGTGCACGCCAAGTACTTCGCGAACTCGGTCCGCGAGGAGGGCCTGCTCACCGTCGCCACCGGCGGCGTGGTCTACACGCCGGGCAGCGCGGGCACGGTCCAGGAGGTGTTCCAGGACTACACCCAGAACCACTACGGCTCGGTCGGGCCGGCCGCGCCGATGGTGTTCCTCGGCGCGCGGTTCTGGACCGAGGAGGTCCCGGCGGCCCCGCTGGTGCGCAACCTCGCTCGGGGCCGGGAGGCGGAGCGCTGGATCCTGGTCACCGACGACCCCGCCGAGGCCGTCGAACTGCTTCGGAAGTACGCAGCCGAGATCGGGTGA
- a CDS encoding MerR family transcriptional regulator, with the protein MSWSIAEVARMAKVTSRTLRHYDAIGLLAPARTGGNGYRYYEREQLLRLQQILLLRDLGLGLDTVAEVLDGRHTALDVLHNHLAWLRAERERLALLAATVTRTIDELEGRTAVSRTEELFDGFDADLQARYEAELVERFGERVVEPIAEGKERMKGWSPADAAGFKAEWEEIAAAFGEVAASGAAPDSAEALAVTARHHRWLLRSWTPNRESYTGLGQLYADSPEFSAQLDAHGAGVANYTRDAMAAFAAAELD; encoded by the coding sequence ATGAGCTGGTCGATCGCCGAGGTGGCGCGCATGGCGAAGGTGACGTCGCGGACCCTGCGCCACTACGACGCGATCGGGTTGCTCGCCCCGGCGAGGACCGGGGGCAACGGGTACCGCTACTACGAGCGCGAGCAGCTGCTCAGGCTCCAGCAGATCCTCCTGCTGCGCGACCTCGGGCTCGGGCTGGACACCGTGGCCGAGGTGCTGGACGGCAGGCACACCGCGCTCGACGTGCTGCACAACCACCTCGCGTGGCTGCGCGCCGAGCGGGAGCGGTTGGCCCTGCTGGCCGCGACCGTCACCAGGACCATCGACGAACTGGAAGGCAGGACCGCCGTGAGCAGGACGGAAGAGCTGTTCGACGGCTTCGACGCGGACCTCCAGGCCCGCTACGAGGCCGAGCTGGTGGAGCGCTTCGGCGAGCGCGTCGTCGAGCCCATCGCGGAGGGGAAGGAGCGCATGAAGGGCTGGTCGCCCGCCGACGCGGCCGGGTTCAAGGCCGAGTGGGAGGAGATCGCGGCGGCGTTCGGCGAGGTGGCCGCGAGCGGGGCCGCGCCGGACTCGGCGGAGGCGCTGGCGGTCACCGCCCGGCACCACCGGTGGCTGCTGCGCAGCTGGACGCCGAACCGGGAGTCGTACACCGGGCTGGGGCAGCTGTACGCGGACTCGCCGGAGTTCAGCGCGCAGCTGGACGCGCACGGGGCGGGCGTCGCGAACTACACCCGTGACGCGATGGCCGCCTTCGCCGCCGCCGAGCTGGACTGA
- a CDS encoding methyltransferase domain-containing protein, translating into MDLGARFREELVDGMVGEGVLSDPRWVRAFREVPREAFLPGFFAQREDGAWVPVTRGAPDWLRLVYRDDVRVTQLDGDDAAWSRALEQGWARGVPTSSSSMPAIMAIMLEALAVADGCRVLEIGTGTGYNAALLSAGIGSQSVVTVDVDPAVLSRARAALAAAGWSPECALADGAGGWPEAAPYDRVLGTCAVSRVPLPWLEQTRPGGVVVTALNRPLGAGLIRLTALGGTRAEGRVLAEDGRFMPLRAHAAGWAEAALARAATAVPEETRATALGAHEVVHPGSGYEFFAGLVLRGAVVTMNPVLLAHEDGSWARPRGGVVSQGGPRRLWAEAEEGHREWQALGRPRRSRFGVTVDGEDQRFWLDAPEGRSWPV; encoded by the coding sequence GTGGACCTCGGCGCGCGGTTCCGCGAGGAGCTGGTCGACGGCATGGTCGGGGAGGGCGTCCTCTCCGATCCCCGCTGGGTGCGCGCGTTCCGGGAGGTCCCGCGTGAGGCGTTCCTGCCGGGTTTCTTCGCCCAGCGGGAGGACGGCGCGTGGGTCCCGGTGACGCGCGGCGCCCCGGACTGGTTGAGGCTGGTCTACCGGGACGACGTGCGGGTGACCCAGCTGGACGGCGACGACGCGGCGTGGTCGCGGGCGCTGGAGCAGGGGTGGGCGCGCGGCGTGCCGACGAGCTCGTCGAGCATGCCGGCGATCATGGCGATCATGCTGGAGGCGCTGGCGGTGGCGGACGGCTGCCGGGTGCTGGAGATCGGGACGGGGACGGGGTACAACGCGGCGCTGCTGTCGGCGGGGATCGGTTCCCAGTCGGTGGTGACGGTGGACGTGGACCCGGCGGTGCTGTCCCGCGCGCGGGCCGCCCTGGCGGCTGCCGGCTGGTCCCCGGAGTGCGCCCTCGCGGACGGCGCGGGCGGCTGGCCCGAGGCCGCCCCGTACGACCGCGTGCTGGGCACCTGCGCGGTGTCCCGCGTGCCGCTGCCGTGGCTGGAGCAGACCAGGCCGGGCGGCGTGGTGGTGACCGCGTTGAACCGCCCGCTGGGCGCGGGGCTGATCCGCCTGACGGCGCTGGGCGGGACGCGGGCGGAGGGCAGGGTCCTGGCGGAGGACGGCCGCTTCATGCCGCTGCGGGCGCACGCGGCGGGGTGGGCGGAGGCGGCGCTGGCGCGGGCGGCGACGGCGGTGCCGGAGGAGACCAGGGCGACGGCGCTGGGGGCGCACGAGGTGGTGCACCCCGGCAGCGGCTACGAGTTCTTCGCGGGCCTGGTCCTGCGCGGCGCGGTGGTCACGATGAACCCGGTCCTGCTGGCCCACGAGGACGGCTCGTGGGCCCGCCCGCGAGGGGGCGTGGTCTCCCAGGGCGGCCCGCGGAGGCTGTGGGCGGAAGCCGAGGAGGGCCACCGCGAGTGGCAGGCCCTGGGGAGGCCCCGGCGGTCGCGGTTCGGGGTGACGGTGGACGGGGAGGACCAGCGGTTCTGGCTGGACGCGCCGGAGGGGCGCAGCTGGCCGGTGTAG
- a CDS encoding helix-turn-helix domain-containing protein codes for MDKSIDEAVADLGRGIGDYIKEQRNSAKISLRQLSRLAGVSNPYLSQIERGLRKPSAEILQQIAKGLRISAEALYVEAGILQQREGGALADAITTAPDLTERQKQVLLDVYASFRRENAATAVPEHEE; via the coding sequence GTGGACAAGTCGATCGACGAGGCGGTCGCCGACCTCGGCAGGGGCATCGGGGACTACATCAAGGAGCAGCGCAACAGCGCCAAGATCTCGCTCCGCCAGCTCTCCAGGCTGGCAGGCGTCTCCAACCCCTACCTCAGCCAGATCGAGCGCGGCCTGCGCAAGCCCAGCGCCGAGATCCTCCAGCAGATCGCCAAGGGCCTGCGGATCTCCGCCGAAGCGCTCTACGTGGAGGCGGGAATCCTCCAGCAGCGCGAGGGCGGCGCGCTCGCCGACGCCATCACCACCGCCCCCGACCTGACCGAGCGGCAGAAGCAGGTGCTGCTCGACGTCTACGCGTCCTTCCGGCGTGAGAACGCCGCCACCGCCGTCCCCGAGCACGAGGAGTGA
- a CDS encoding YbaK/EbsC family protein, translating to MGRVWSIAGTLTPVPVLDRPDLLAGPVAAAVRALADADRVAVAEIDAELADTAAFCEAYGSPLTASANCVIVAGKRGEVTRYAACVVLATTRADVNGVVRRRLDARKASFAPVDDAVELTGMEYGGITPVGLPADWPVLLSPEVAAAPELVIGSGVRGSKLLVPGAVLAKLPGAEVVEGLARPA from the coding sequence ATGGGACGGGTGTGGAGCATCGCCGGAACGCTGACGCCCGTGCCCGTCCTGGACCGCCCCGACCTGCTGGCCGGTCCCGTCGCCGCCGCCGTGCGCGCGCTGGCCGACGCCGACCGGGTGGCGGTCGCCGAGATCGACGCCGAGCTCGCGGACACCGCGGCCTTCTGCGAGGCCTACGGGTCACCGCTGACGGCGTCCGCGAACTGCGTGATCGTGGCGGGGAAGCGGGGAGAGGTCACGCGGTACGCGGCGTGCGTCGTGCTGGCCACCACCAGGGCCGACGTCAACGGCGTGGTGCGCAGGCGGCTCGACGCCCGGAAGGCCTCGTTCGCGCCGGTGGACGACGCGGTCGAGCTGACCGGCATGGAGTACGGCGGCATCACGCCGGTCGGGCTGCCCGCCGACTGGCCCGTGCTGCTGTCGCCCGAGGTGGCGGCGGCCCCCGAGCTGGTGATCGGCAGCGGCGTCCGGGGCAGCAAGCTGCTCGTGCCCGGCGCCGTCCTGGCGAAGCTGCCGGGGGCCGAGGTGGTGGAGGGGCTCGCGCGCCCGGCCTGA